One segment of Macrotis lagotis isolate mMagLag1 chromosome 1, bilby.v1.9.chrom.fasta, whole genome shotgun sequence DNA contains the following:
- the FBXO2 gene encoding F-box only protein 2, producing MEGDGDPESLDQPETGMEDLPEPVLIQILSSVPATELVLICRLVCLQWKALVDTASIWLLKCQQEGLAGEEQSEEDRDNWQVFYFLSKWKRNLLKNVFGEDEFEAWGEMEHGGDGWKVEEVPGDCGYDFPEDENVKKYFVTSYEWCRKAQVIDLRAEGYWEEMLDTTQPAIVVKDWYSGRSDASCLYELCVKLLSEHEDVLAEYKSGTVAVPQNGDTGWSEISHTFKDYGPGVRFVRFEHGGQDTVYWKGWFGVRVTNSSVMVEP from the exons ATGGAAGGAGACGGTGATCCAG AGAGCCTGGACCAGCCAGAAACAGGAATGGAAGACCTGCCTGAACCTGTTCTGATTCAAATTCTGTCCTCTGTGCCTGCCACTGAACTGGTGCTCATCTGCCGCCTGGTGTGCCTGCAGTGGAAAGCCCTGGTGGATACTGCTTCAATCTGGCTCCTCAAGTGCCAGCAAGAGGGGTTGGCAGGGGAGGAGCAGAGTGAGGAGGATCGGGACAACTGGCAAGTCTTCTATTTTCTCAGCAAGTGGAAGAGAAATCTGCTCAAGAATGTTTTTGGAGAAG ATGAGTTTGAGGCCTGGGGGGAGATGGAGCATGGTGGAGATGGCTGGAAGGTGGAAGAAGTTCCTGGGGACTGTGGATATGATTTTCCAGAAGATGAGAATGTCAAGAAATACTTCGTCACTTCTTACGA GTGGTGCCGCAAGGCCCAAGTTATTGATCTGCGGGCAGAGGGGTACTGGGAGGAAATGTTGGACACCACTCAGCCCGCCATTGTGGTGAAGGACTG GTACTCGGGTAGGAGTGATGCCAGCTGCCTCTACGAGCTGTGTGTGAAGCTGCTATCGGAGCATGAGGATGTCCTGGCAGAATATAAGAGTGGGACGGTGGCAGTGCCGCAGAATGGTGACACAGGCTGGAGTGAG ATCTCCCACACCTTCAAAGACTATGGACCAGGAGTTCGATTTGTCCGCTTTGAGCATGGAGGCCAGGACACAGTCTACTGGAAGGGTTGGTTTGGTGTCCGGGTAACCAACAGCAGTGTGATGGTGGAACCCTAA